The proteins below come from a single Cololabis saira isolate AMF1-May2022 chromosome 2, fColSai1.1, whole genome shotgun sequence genomic window:
- the fgf7 gene encoding fibroblast growth factor 7, whose protein sequence is MRKWILTRNLQNLFSGLYLHALFLFGSVCVAYSDCTPEQLAAIMNCSKHERHTRNYDYMEGGDVRIRQLFSRTQWFLTIDDNGNINGTQDATNCHSILEIRTVSEGGILAIKGVKSQYYIAMNKAGQLQGKRIYNENCNFKEVFLENFFNAYSSTKWTKNGKEMFIALSQKGRPMRGKKTRREHIASHFIPIKCREEERRVE, encoded by the exons ATGCGCAAATGGATACTGACAAGGAACCTTCAAAATCTGTTCTCTGGACTCTACCTGCATGCACTCTTTCTATTCGGCAGTGTGTGTGTTGCCTACAGTGATTGCACACCGGAGCAACTTGCTGCCATCATGAACTGCTCCAAACATGAACGCCACACAAGAAACTATGATTACATGGAGGGAGGAGATGTGCGCATTCGACAGCTGTTCAGTCGCACGCAGTGGTTCCTGACGATTGATGACAATGGCAACATCAACGGGACTCAAGATGCCACCAACTGCCACA GTATCCTGGAGATCAGAACTGTGTCTGAGGGGGGCATACTGGCTATCAAAGGTGTGAAGAGTCAGTATTACATTGCCATGAACAAGGCTGGACAGCTGCAAGGCAAG AGGATCTACAATGAAAACTGCAACTTCAAGGAGGTTTTCCTAGAAAACTTCTTCAATGCTTACTCCTCAACAAAGTGGACTAAAAATGGCAAGGAAATGTTTATAGCCTTGTCTCAGAAGGGAAGGCCAATGCGAGGGAAAAAGACCAGGAGGGAGCATATAGCATCTCACTTCATCCCAATAAAatgcagagaggaggagaggagagtggAGTGA